The following are encoded in a window of Lactobacillus intestinalis genomic DNA:
- a CDS encoding Crp/Fnr family transcriptional regulator: protein MAELCINLVPLFNALPIDEQMQIEELIHHQNYRKNELVLAPTSNNNLIILAHGSARLYTLNKEGHENVIQVLKTGDYAGENWLFGEANTNTYVEATEDSEICLLNRNDFLALMKKQPELSIKLLEQNIIKVRALHKQIQLLSLPKVEDRLLNYLQTYAKKVGHKSFILPLKMKDLALYLGTTPETLSRKFVLLEKQGVLKRNLRQIQLLFKK, encoded by the coding sequence ATGGCAGAGTTATGTATTAACTTAGTCCCACTATTTAATGCATTGCCTATAGATGAGCAAATGCAAATAGAAGAGCTAATTCATCACCAAAATTATCGAAAAAACGAATTAGTCTTGGCCCCCACTTCAAATAATAATTTAATAATTCTGGCTCATGGTAGCGCTCGTCTTTATACCCTGAACAAAGAGGGACATGAAAATGTTATTCAAGTCTTGAAAACCGGAGATTATGCTGGTGAAAATTGGTTATTTGGTGAGGCTAATACCAATACCTACGTTGAAGCCACAGAAGATAGTGAAATTTGTTTATTGAATCGCAATGACTTTTTAGCTTTAATGAAAAAACAACCAGAATTAAGCATAAAGCTCTTAGAACAAAACATCATTAAAGTACGTGCTTTGCATAAACAAATCCAATTATTAAGTCTTCCTAAAGTAGAGGATAGACTGCTTAACTATTTGCAGACTTATGCCAAAAAAGTAGGGCACAAATCATTTATACTACCATTAAAAATGAAAGATTTAGCACTTTATTTAGGAACTACACCAGAAACTTTATCCCGTAAATTTGTTTTACTTGAAAAACAAGGAGTATTAAAAAGGAATTTGAGACAAATCCAACTATTATTTAAAAAATAA
- a CDS encoding heavy-metal-associated domain-containing protein yields MQKVMMKLGGMTCPSCLTKIEKAVENVDGTDQIKVLFNAGKLKFVMDSNKTNTDDVKNAIEKMGYEVMGIKEKEIN; encoded by the coding sequence ATGCAAAAAGTAATGATGAAGTTAGGTGGCATGACTTGTCCATCTTGTTTGACCAAAATTGAAAAAGCCGTAGAAAACGTTGATGGCACTGATCAAATTAAGGTTTTGTTCAACGCTGGCAAATTAAAGTTTGTGATGGATTCAAACAAGACCAATACAGATGATGTAAAGAATGCTATCGAAAAGATGGGTTATGAAGTTATGGGCATTAAAGAAAAGGAGATTAATTAA